The Plectropomus leopardus isolate mb chromosome 15, YSFRI_Pleo_2.0, whole genome shotgun sequence genome has a segment encoding these proteins:
- the LOC121954257 gene encoding interferon-induced, double-stranded RNA-activated protein kinase-like isoform X2 — translation MGKKKNYVAELNKYARATDVKYEDVKYEDVGFEGPDHSKRFFKRAVVSGQGFPIGVGSNEKQAKQNAAKNALRCLSEKENPRPETETAAKKCTSAARGLFTEFGQKNKVTVRASESTRPQTNIATQCCSFVVGDKEYPAATGKTKKEAAQLVDDEICGSKTTEMPSCSALSDDGAPARPSTPTTLESCDAQSKSTATSIFTNSANPPKDQEQNPIRKFKRRILPNSQDASQSSNEDVTSPVKLNTGNSPSENTSNQSVFSRFKSEFDSIEQLGKGAFGHVFKAKHKLTGKDYAVKIVRCKEKALREAKALSDIDHCNIVRYFSCWLEDTEYQWDRTDDSCSTSTSSNGNSTVKFLYIQMELCDTKTLKVWIEEQNILNVTKSRRDSQRRAKGLAIAQKILSGVEYIHSKMLIHRDLKPANIMFRQEGEVKIGDFGLVTEENDDDAENLMERTVYKGTPSYMAPEQKRQRNYDRKVDIFAMGLICFEILWRISTGHERQAVWEDVRKQKFPQEFQYRFYQEYIIIRPMLCEKPAERPEACKLKMDLEECSRKLNADEIVRRGSRTV, via the exons AtgggaaagaagaaaaactacGTAGCCGAACTAAATAAGTATGCACGGGCGACGGATGTGAAATATGAGGACGTGAAATATGAGGACGTGGGCTTTGAGGGACCTGATCACAGTAAAAG ATTCTTCAAGAGGGCTGTTGTCAGTGGTCAAGGCTTTCCCATTGGTGTCGGGAGTAACGAAAAGCAAGCCAAGCAGAATGCAGCTAAAAATGCCCTGAGATGCCTGAGCGAGAAGGAGAATCCGAGACCAGAG acagaaactgctgcaaaaaaatgcacaagtgCTGCTCGAGGCTTGTTCACTGAATTTGGCCAGAAGAACAAGGTGACTGTAAGGGCTTCGGAGTCAACCAGACCACAAACAAATATTGCTACTCA ATGCTGTAGCTTTGTGGTTGGTGATAAGGAGTATCCAGCTGCCACTGGGAAAACTAAGAAGGAAGCTGCCCAGCTTGTGGATGATGAAATATGTGGCAGTAAAACTACTGAG atGCCCTCCTGTTCAGCCCTGTCTGATGATGGTGCACCAGCCAGACCATCCACACCAACTACACT GGAGTCCTGTGATGCTCAATCAAAAAGCACGGCAACATCTATTTTCACCAATTCAGCAAATCCTCCCAAGGATCAG GAACAAAATCCTATTAGGAAGTTCAAAAGGAG AATTTTACCAAATTCACAGGATGCCTCTCAAAGCAGCAATGAG GATGTGACGAGTCCTGTAAAACTGAATACAGGAAACAGCCCCAGTGAGAATACGTCAAATCAGTCAGTATTCTCgag GTTTAAATCAGAATTCGACTCCATAGAGCAGCTCGGCAAAGGAGCctttggtcatgttttcaagGCAAAACATAAACTGACGGGGAAGGATTACGCTGTAAAGATTGTCCGCTGTAAAGA AAAAGCTCTACGAGAGGCGAAGGCGTTATCAGACATCGATCACTGCAACATTGTTCGATACTTCTCGTGTTGGTTGGAGGATACAGAATACCAGTGGGACAGAACAGACGACAGCTGCAGCACTTCAAC ATCCTCCAATGGTAACTCCACAGTGAAGTTCCTCTATATTCAGATGGAGTTGTGTGACACCAAAACACTGAAAGTGTGGATAGAGGAGCAAAATATTCTGAATGTGACGAAATCTCGACGAGACTCCCAGAGAAGAGCAAAAGGTCTAGCTATCGCTCAGAAAATTCTCAGTGGAGTGGAGTACATTCACTCCAAGATGCTCATCCACAGAGACCTGAAG CCTGCCAACATCATGTTCAGGCAAGAAGGAGAAGTGAAAATCGGAGATTTTGGTTTGGTCACTGAGGAGAATGATGATGATGCCGAGAACCTGATGGAGAGAACTGTGTACAAAGGAACCCCATCTTACATGGCCCCTGAACAA AAGCGCCAGAGGAATTATGACCGAAAAGTTGATATATTTGCTATGGGGCTGATATGCTTCGAAATTCTTTGGAGAATTTCCACTGGTCATGAAAGGCAAGCG GTTTGGGAAGACGtcagaaaacagaaatttcCCCAAGAGTTTCAATACAGATTTTACCAAGAG TACATCATAATAAGGCCAATGCTGTGTGAGAAGCCAGCAGAGCGACCCGAAGCATGTAAACTAAAGATGGACTTGGAGGAATGCTCTCGCAAACTCAACGCTGACGAAATTGTGCGCCGTGGCAGCAGGACAGTCTGA
- the LOC121954257 gene encoding interferon-induced, double-stranded RNA-activated protein kinase-like isoform X1, with translation MGKKKNYVAELNKYARATDVKYEDVKYEDVGFEGPDHSKRFFKRAVVSGQGFPIGVGSNEKQAKQNAAKNALRCLSEKENPRPETETAAKKCTSAARGLFTEFGQKNKVTVRASESTRPQTNIATQCCSFVVGDKEYPAATGKTKKEAAQLVDDEICGSKTTEMPSCSALSDDGAPARPSTPTTLESCDAQSKSTATSIFTNSANPPKDQEQNPIRKFKRRILPNSQDASQSSNEDVTSPVKLNTGNSPSENTSNQSVFSSRFKSEFDSIEQLGKGAFGHVFKAKHKLTGKDYAVKIVRCKEKALREAKALSDIDHCNIVRYFSCWLEDTEYQWDRTDDSCSTSTSSNGNSTVKFLYIQMELCDTKTLKVWIEEQNILNVTKSRRDSQRRAKGLAIAQKILSGVEYIHSKMLIHRDLKPANIMFRQEGEVKIGDFGLVTEENDDDAENLMERTVYKGTPSYMAPEQKRQRNYDRKVDIFAMGLICFEILWRISTGHERQAVWEDVRKQKFPQEFQYRFYQEYIIIRPMLCEKPAERPEACKLKMDLEECSRKLNADEIVRRGSRTV, from the exons AtgggaaagaagaaaaactacGTAGCCGAACTAAATAAGTATGCACGGGCGACGGATGTGAAATATGAGGACGTGAAATATGAGGACGTGGGCTTTGAGGGACCTGATCACAGTAAAAG ATTCTTCAAGAGGGCTGTTGTCAGTGGTCAAGGCTTTCCCATTGGTGTCGGGAGTAACGAAAAGCAAGCCAAGCAGAATGCAGCTAAAAATGCCCTGAGATGCCTGAGCGAGAAGGAGAATCCGAGACCAGAG acagaaactgctgcaaaaaaatgcacaagtgCTGCTCGAGGCTTGTTCACTGAATTTGGCCAGAAGAACAAGGTGACTGTAAGGGCTTCGGAGTCAACCAGACCACAAACAAATATTGCTACTCA ATGCTGTAGCTTTGTGGTTGGTGATAAGGAGTATCCAGCTGCCACTGGGAAAACTAAGAAGGAAGCTGCCCAGCTTGTGGATGATGAAATATGTGGCAGTAAAACTACTGAG atGCCCTCCTGTTCAGCCCTGTCTGATGATGGTGCACCAGCCAGACCATCCACACCAACTACACT GGAGTCCTGTGATGCTCAATCAAAAAGCACGGCAACATCTATTTTCACCAATTCAGCAAATCCTCCCAAGGATCAG GAACAAAATCCTATTAGGAAGTTCAAAAGGAG AATTTTACCAAATTCACAGGATGCCTCTCAAAGCAGCAATGAG GATGTGACGAGTCCTGTAAAACTGAATACAGGAAACAGCCCCAGTGAGAATACGTCAAATCAGTCAGTATTCTCgag cagGTTTAAATCAGAATTCGACTCCATAGAGCAGCTCGGCAAAGGAGCctttggtcatgttttcaagGCAAAACATAAACTGACGGGGAAGGATTACGCTGTAAAGATTGTCCGCTGTAAAGA AAAAGCTCTACGAGAGGCGAAGGCGTTATCAGACATCGATCACTGCAACATTGTTCGATACTTCTCGTGTTGGTTGGAGGATACAGAATACCAGTGGGACAGAACAGACGACAGCTGCAGCACTTCAAC ATCCTCCAATGGTAACTCCACAGTGAAGTTCCTCTATATTCAGATGGAGTTGTGTGACACCAAAACACTGAAAGTGTGGATAGAGGAGCAAAATATTCTGAATGTGACGAAATCTCGACGAGACTCCCAGAGAAGAGCAAAAGGTCTAGCTATCGCTCAGAAAATTCTCAGTGGAGTGGAGTACATTCACTCCAAGATGCTCATCCACAGAGACCTGAAG CCTGCCAACATCATGTTCAGGCAAGAAGGAGAAGTGAAAATCGGAGATTTTGGTTTGGTCACTGAGGAGAATGATGATGATGCCGAGAACCTGATGGAGAGAACTGTGTACAAAGGAACCCCATCTTACATGGCCCCTGAACAA AAGCGCCAGAGGAATTATGACCGAAAAGTTGATATATTTGCTATGGGGCTGATATGCTTCGAAATTCTTTGGAGAATTTCCACTGGTCATGAAAGGCAAGCG GTTTGGGAAGACGtcagaaaacagaaatttcCCCAAGAGTTTCAATACAGATTTTACCAAGAG TACATCATAATAAGGCCAATGCTGTGTGAGAAGCCAGCAGAGCGACCCGAAGCATGTAAACTAAAGATGGACTTGGAGGAATGCTCTCGCAAACTCAACGCTGACGAAATTGTGCGCCGTGGCAGCAGGACAGTCTGA